The uncultured Desulfobulbus sp. genome window below encodes:
- the hemG gene encoding protoporphyrinogen oxidase, whose protein sequence is MNDSHLDVCIVGAGLSGLSTAAFIKQHHPEIKLLVLEQEDIVGGAMNSFSDQGYQAEWGPHGFLDNCQQSQELIRLAGLENELTTAPLSRFVRYVCLDGKLRLIPQSPLKILRAPLISWWAKLRVLGDLWKAPMEDEPTVAEWVAHRFGSALVPFADAVFTGTYAGDINELKIDAVMPGVRELERRHGSVIRGVLKKMRSSKKKRNEEKKGLPSMISFTQGMGMLPAQLAAKLFASGQLRTSCAATALEHSEEGWRVLIEGEVIHCRHLVLALPVNRSLSLITAALPTQPPPQTIIPEARILSVLLGFDERAQIPFGFGYLAPEKEDRFALGALFSSHMFPGRAPKGGQLLEVLVGGRRHPERLELSDEALIDQVYSDLSQLLELPKPLYTKVLRPSAGIPQLEEGYPRLLAWREDMHHNHPDLHFCGFGWNGIGINDMVKEAHAIAERVCQLSSGQRGNEVKGVYF, encoded by the coding sequence CTCTCCGGGCTGAGTACTGCTGCTTTTATAAAACAACACCACCCTGAAATCAAACTCCTGGTACTGGAACAGGAAGATATTGTGGGTGGCGCCATGAACTCTTTCAGCGACCAGGGCTACCAGGCGGAATGGGGGCCCCACGGCTTTCTCGATAACTGCCAGCAAAGCCAGGAGCTCATTCGCCTTGCGGGCCTGGAAAATGAGCTCACCACCGCCCCTCTCAGCCGCTTTGTCCGTTACGTCTGCCTGGACGGCAAGCTGCGGCTGATTCCCCAGTCACCTCTTAAAATTCTCCGAGCGCCTCTGATCTCCTGGTGGGCAAAACTACGGGTTCTAGGTGATCTCTGGAAAGCCCCCATGGAAGATGAGCCCACCGTGGCCGAGTGGGTGGCTCACCGCTTTGGCTCAGCCCTCGTCCCCTTTGCCGATGCCGTTTTTACCGGCACCTATGCAGGCGATATTAACGAGCTCAAGATTGATGCGGTCATGCCGGGGGTACGGGAGCTGGAGCGGCGTCATGGCTCCGTGATTCGCGGGGTGCTTAAAAAGATGCGCAGCTCCAAGAAAAAAAGGAACGAAGAGAAAAAGGGGCTCCCTTCCATGATCAGCTTTACCCAGGGGATGGGCATGCTGCCTGCGCAGTTGGCGGCAAAGCTTTTTGCAAGCGGCCAGTTGCGCACCTCCTGTGCAGCCACAGCCCTGGAACACTCTGAAGAGGGATGGCGGGTGCTGATCGAGGGGGAGGTCATTCACTGTCGGCATCTGGTTCTGGCCCTGCCAGTGAATCGCAGTCTGAGCCTGATCACAGCAGCCCTACCCACCCAGCCGCCGCCCCAAACCATTATCCCGGAGGCACGTATTCTCTCTGTGCTGCTGGGCTTTGATGAACGGGCACAGATTCCTTTTGGCTTTGGCTACCTGGCCCCGGAAAAAGAAGATCGCTTTGCTCTGGGGGCGCTCTTCTCCTCCCACATGTTTCCGGGCAGGGCACCAAAAGGCGGCCAGTTGCTGGAAGTTCTGGTGGGCGGCAGGCGCCACCCTGAACGGTTGGAACTCAGCGATGAGGCCCTGATCGATCAGGTCTATTCAGATCTAAGCCAGCTCTTGGAACTTCCCAAGCCGCTCTACACCAAGGTGCTTCGCCCGAGCGCCGGTATTCCCCAACTGGAGGAAGGTTACCCTCGCCTGCTCGCCTGGCGCGAAGATATGCACCATAACCACCCGGATCTGCACTTCTGTGGATTTGGCTGGAACGGCATCGGCATCAATGACATGGTCAAGGAAGCCCACGCCATTGCAGAACGTGTCTGCCAGCTCAGCTCCGGCCAGCGGGGGAATGAAGTAAAAGGGGTTTATTTTTAA